A genomic window from Nicotiana sylvestris chromosome 11, ASM39365v2, whole genome shotgun sequence includes:
- the LOC138881443 gene encoding uncharacterized protein yields MAIDMNFQELLVIGDSDLLIHQVREQWTTKNAKILPYLHHVQELRKRFTKTEFHHVPRVQNEFADALATLSSIIQYPNKNFIDPILNDQPAYCAHVEEEADGKPWFHDIKEYLALELQNHQIYYTLTHKV; encoded by the exons atggccattgacatgaacttccaagagttgctagtaattggggattcagacttgcttatacatcaggtccgagaacaATGGACGACCAAGAAcgccaagatactcccttatctgcatcatgtacaggagttgagaaagaggttcacaaagacagaattccatcatgttcccagggtccagaatgaattcgccgatgcactggctaccctatcatccataaTACAATATccaaacaagaatttcattgatcccattctcaATGATCAGcccgcttactgtgctcatgttgaagaagaagcagacggaaagccttggtttcatgatatcaaggaatacttg gcacttgagttgcaaaatcatcaaatatactatacactcactcaCAAAGTTTAG